GTTTGAAGTCAGGGAACCTAGGATTCACCTGCAAAGTAAGCATAATTATAAGTTCTTCCAAATAAATTAGTCAGCAGGGGAAAAACCAAAAGGTATGAGACAGCAATAACTACCTGCCCATCACGTTTGCTGTCACGGTAATCATTCCACTGCTTTGGGTCATCCAAAAGATCAGTCCAAGGAGCAAGTGAAGAGTCTCTAACTTTCTTTAAATCATCTATAAGCAAATTAGAATGAAAAACTTTTGGAATGTTTTGAATGAACCACTTAGCAATTACCATGAaataaaagtatatatatatatatatatatatatatatatatatatatatatatatatatatatatatatatataccgcATCAAGACTTACTTGTTGAGTGCTTCAATTCAGGTTTCAAATCAATTGACATGGAATCCAGTTTATCTTGCAGCCATTTGGGAGTTGAACTATTAATAAAGAGTAACTCCCCATCCGTTTTTCTTTCAAAAGCTGCCCCCTTTGGATTCTCCTACATTAATTTGCAGCAATATTTAGAAAATAAGTTTGAAGGAAACATCATTATTGCCGATACTAGATGGGCAAAACAAAGATGATGAGTCAAAGAGGAAATTCAATAACCTTTAGATATCGGACATCCCACCATTCAAAAGGGTTAGAAAGGAGATCGTTCCAAGTGTTGTCTATGACATGCTCCTCACTTGCTAATATGATAGAAGCAACATATCACTAAAAAGTTCTCAAGGGCATTGTGGTTAAAGCCAAAGCAGCATAACATATATAATGCACAATATTCAGAACCCATAATTCCTACTGTTAGTTTAAAGAATTTAGTCTTATATGGACCGGTATTAGACTTTAAGTTCAGCATAAAACTTATTGTTATTGAGAAACTTTGCATTATGTAATGGACAACAATGGCATCCATGTCATACCACCACCAGCTAAAACTGTCACAGATtaatacctttttttttttcaaatatagGAGTGAGACTCGAACCCTCGATCTCTAAGGTGAGTATGGGGAGACTATGTCATTCGAGCTATAGCTCATTGGCAGATTAATACCTTATTTActacttaaaaaaaatctaccGTATACATATACATTGAAAATTGGAAGATACTATCATGAAAGAGAAATGAACTGAAAGTCTAAAACACAGATTAGCGAAAAAAAAAGGTTTCTTCATGTCCATTAACTGCAACTTACTATGCATGCATACCATACAACAACAACGACTTATCCCATTaggtggggtcggctacatggaTCAAATGACACCATTGCGCCCTATCATGCATGCCATACACAGCATTGTTTATTTGCTAATCTCATTCCCTCATCTTCACATTCTAAGATATTAAGAACAACATGCTAATAAATAGAGAAGAGCATACACCAAACAAACTACCTGTACATTCTTGCTTTGAAGTTGCAGATATTTTCTCCAGTTGAGGATATCCTTGGACAAAGTTGAGGCTTTGTACAACAACCTTAAATGATTAAAGCAAAGATGTGAATCCCAAACCTTACATCTTTTCCCACTGAATAATCAACAAGGAACCACCCTATAAGATGGGGATAAGAGCGAAAGGAAACATGCTAGTCATGTCTGTagctaaataattttttatctttactATAATAAGAGGGGACAATGGTATTGGAAGCCATTGGTTGGACACTTCAAAATTGTGCTGGAACAAACAGTACTGTACAGACTACATAATCAATTCCTTCCAatgttcttttttatttctgttAACCTCAAATTCATGAGAAATAAAATGGACCTGAAGGAAATAACTTCAATGCCCTATCATTGCAATGCAGCttcaaataattaaatcaaaactTCTATTTATTCGATTAAGTGATATATATCTAAAACACTGAAATGGAACATATATTTCATTTCTCTCCATGTCATTCCACTAACCATGAAATGTCGAAACATAGTCTTAACAAGAAGAAACTACAAATAAAGAAGCAGAATTTTGCTTCACTTAAACTACTAATTTCATTTACATATGAAACCATACCTGAATATTGCTATTACTTTGAGTTTGGTTTTCACCTAAACGCGGCGGATCAGCAGTGAGTTGACCAGCTACATATATGAAATCGTCTTCCTTGAGATGGCAAGCCGCAGAATGAGCTAAATCACCCTCAAATATAACTGGAATCCTTGTATCAAGaatcaaaagggaaaaaaaatccatttaattcaaagtaattaaaaaaatcatatgaTTGATCAATTTACTAGCTGGTGATATACCTAAAAATGAGCTAAACAGTCATACGAAGCTACTAAACGCAAAGTTGTTAGTAACTGTCATAACAGTAACTGTACTAATTCATAGCTTAACTTTGTAACTAACTACAACACTTTCTTTACGTGAAGTATGATTAGAGTAGTTAAACAGCTTCATTTAATTTCTCTGCAAATAAACAGAAAGTAAAAGTGCGTAGCATACCAAAGGAAAGGAGAAGAGTGTGACTCTTGGCGAGTGATAACGGTGGCGGCGTAGGTTCTGCCGTCGGGAAAGGTTTGGAACTGAACCGGCATCCGAACCTGACCGATTAGGTTCACGGCATTCGCTACCTTCGGCTGGAACGGGATCTCCTTCGGCCTTGGAATCTCAGCGGTGTCAGTAGGCGGCG
The genomic region above belongs to Arachis stenosperma cultivar V10309 chromosome 5, arast.V10309.gnm1.PFL2, whole genome shotgun sequence and contains:
- the LOC130980213 gene encoding protein OSB3, chloroplastic/mitochondrial-like gives rise to the protein MNSLRRALRLFAAPADSTALILRSYSSSSTTRRRSKSIPPPPTDTAEIPRPKEIPFQPKVANAVNLIGQVRMPVQFQTFPDGRTYAATVITRQESHSSPFLWIPVIFEGDLAHSAACHLKEDDFIYVAGQLTADPPRLGENQTQSNSNIQVVVQSLNFVQGYPQLEKISATSKQECTASEEHVIDNTWNDLLSNPFEWWDVRYLKENPKGAAFERKTDGELLFINSSTPKWLQDKLDSMSIDLKPELKHSTNDLKKVRDSSLAPWTDLLDDPKQWNDYRDSKRDGQVNPRFPDFKRKDGNGALWLNNAPKWVLSRLEELKFDVPAVKSKQAKDSKGDEPWNDLVNNPTKWWDNRIDKRNPKAPDFKHKETGEVLWLNDSPSWVLSKLPPVKPKESAEFGRKKVVS